The stretch of DNA AGGATAATGAAATAATATCCTAATAGTTGTTTTAAATATGAAAAAATCCTTATCATTATGCGAATGATTAAACACTTGTGGTTTTCACAAGTGTTTAATCATTCCGGCTTTTAACCTGGCAATACAATCAAACCAGATAGTTTACCTGGAAAATAAGTTAATTATAACAATATCATAAATCTTACTTTTATCTTCATTGGTATAATCCTTGCAAATATTAAATCAGGAGGTGAATTCTTGAATATATATCCCGAAAGATTGCTCAAAGGGAAAAAGACTTCTGGTAGGTTAATGAGCGTTTTCGGGTAGAAGGAGGCATAGACAATTAAAATAAACTACAAGTTTGGCTTTTAAGTTAAACCTTTATTAATGACGAAGGGAGAGATTCAGCCAGTGAAAATGTTTGAGTATATGGGTAAGGAGCTTTTTGCCAAATTCGGCCTTCCAGTCCCGAGCGGCAGAATGATCACCAACCCGGAAGAAGCAGCCGCTGTTGCAGCGGAAATCGGAAAACCAGTAGTTATTAAATCACAGGTTCTGTCAGGTAAAAGGGGTAAAGCCGGGGGAATCAAGTTTGCCGACACTCCTGAGCAGGCTGTGACAGCCGCAAAGGAAATTTTCGGGATGACCATCCAGGGCCTGCCGGTAGAAAGGCTTTTGATTGAAGAGAAATTAAAAATAGATAAAGAACTCTATATGTCCATCACTGTAGACGGCGCAGCTAAAATGCCTGTTCTTATCGCCTCTGCGCACGGCGGCATGGATATCGAGGAAGTTGACGAGGAGTTTATCATTAAGCAGCACATTGACCCTGAACTCGGTATGCATCCCTTTATCGCACGTGATGTGGTAAGAAGGATGGGCATACCTTTAAGCGGTCCTCACGGCAAAGAAATCGTCAAGATTATACAGACCCTTTACAGGATATTTAAACAGAAAGACGCCGAACTGGTTGAAATAAACCCGCTGGTATTCAGCGACGATAAAGTAATCGCAGCCGACTCCAAAGTAACCATCGACGACGACGCCCTTTTCCGTCAGAAAGATCTGCCTTACGTTGAAGAGCGCTCCGCTACTGAAAAAGCCGCCAAAGACCTGGGCCTTTCCTTTGTCGACCTGGACGGCAATATCGCTGTTATGGCCAACGGCGCGGGCATTACCATGGGCACGCTGGATACCCTCCAGTATTACGGTGGGGCTGCCGCCAACTTCCTTGACTGTGGCGGCGGAACCGGACGGGAAGCAACAGCGGAGGCGTTGAAACTACTTATCGCCAAGAATCCCAAGTCCATGATCATC from Pelotomaculum schinkii encodes:
- the sucC gene encoding ADP-forming succinate--CoA ligase subunit beta gives rise to the protein MKMFEYMGKELFAKFGLPVPSGRMITNPEEAAAVAAEIGKPVVIKSQVLSGKRGKAGGIKFADTPEQAVTAAKEIFGMTIQGLPVERLLIEEKLKIDKELYMSITVDGAAKMPVLIASAHGGMDIEEVDEEFIIKQHIDPELGMHPFIARDVVRRMGIPLSGPHGKEIVKIIQTLYRIFKQKDAELVEINPLVFSDDKVIAADSKVTIDDDALFRQKDLPYVEERSATEKAAKDLGLSFVDLDGNIAVMANGAGITMGTLDTLQYYGGAAANFLDCGGGTGREATAEALKLLIAKNPKSMIINIFGGITRCDQVALAFKDIKESVGFPCPVVIRLVGTNQDLGREILAEVGVEAFDFMQDAAKKAVELAAQG